Proteins encoded together in one Carya illinoinensis cultivar Pawnee chromosome 3, C.illinoinensisPawnee_v1, whole genome shotgun sequence window:
- the LOC122303802 gene encoding arogenate dehydratase/prephenate dehydratase 1, chloroplastic-like isoform X1, translating to MALKSVIVLESTNPHFGWNDSGSKPSGFPLNWINGPEKVCKSISFGGFSGFLACRAIRNVEDGNSSKRSTKLQRVIDETKSEVSKRLQKDSSSFPKPLSVSDLSSTADDGSKVRISFKGCPGSYTEDAAFKAYPKCETVPCNEFEDAFKAVELWLTDKAVLPIENSSSGSIHRNYDLLLRHRLHIVGEVQLAVNFCLLALPGVRSEHLKRVISHPQALSLSDSLLSKLGVSRENVDDTAVAAQYVASNGLRDAGVVASARAAEIYGLNILADGIQDDSDNITRFLVLARDPIIPRTNKQFKTSIVFTLDEGPGVLFKALAVFALRGINLTKIESRPQRKRPLRVVDDSNTGSAKYFDYLFYIDFEASMAEPRAQNALGHLQEFATFLRILGCYPMDTTL from the exons ATGGCTTTGAAGTCTGTGATTGTGTTGGAGAGCACAAATCCTCATTTTGGTTGGAATGATTCGGGGTCTAAGCCATCTGGGTTTCCATTGAATTGGATAAATGGACCGGAGAAAGTGTGCAAATCGATAAGTTTTGGTGGCTTTTCGGGTTTCTTAGCTTGTCGGGCCATACGGAACGTGGAAGACGGCAACTCGTCCAAGCGGAGCACGAAGTTGCAAAGAGTAATTGATGAGACGAAGAGCGAGGTTTCCAAGAGATTGCAAAAGGATTCGAGCTCCTTTCCAA AACCATTATCTGTATCTGATCTTTCTAGTACTGCTGATGATGGTTCGAAGGTACGAATATCATTCAAG GGGTGTCCAGGTTCATACACTGAGGATGCCGCATTCAAAGCCTACCCTAAATGTGAAACCGTTCCTTGTAATGAGTTTGAAGACGCTTTTAAG GCTGTTGAACTATGGCTGACTGATAAAGCAGTCCTTCCAATTGAGAACTCTTCAAGTGGAAGTATCCACCGCAATTATGATTTACTACTTCGTCATAGGCTTCATATTGTAGGTGAGGTGCAGTTGGCTGTTAATTTTTGCCTTCTAGCCCTGCCAGGCGTCAGATCAGAGCACTTGAAACGTGTTATAAGCCATCCACAG GCACTTTCGTTAAGTGATAGTCTCCTGAGTAAGTTAGGTGTTTCCAGGGAAAACGTTGATGATACAGCTGTGGCTGCTCAG TATGTAGCCTCAAATGGCCTAAGGGATGCTGGTGTTGTCGCAAGTGCTCGAGCTGCAGAAATCTATGGGCTTAACATACTAGCAGATGGAATCCAG GATGACTCTGATAACATTACTCGTTTTCTGGTACTTGCAAGGGATCCAATAATTCCAAGAACTAATAAGCAGTTTAAA ACAAGCATTGTATTTACCTTGGATGAAGGCCCTGGAGTTTTATTTAAAGCCTTAGCAGTATTTGCTCTGAGGGGCATAAATTTGACAAAG ATTGAAAGTCGACCACAGAGAAAGCGGCCATTAAGAGTAGTTGATGACTCTAACACGGGAAGTGCCAA ATATTTTGACTACCTTTTctatattgattttgaggcttcTATGGCAGAGCCCCGTGCACAAAATGCTTTAGGACATCTGCAG GAATTTGCAACATTCCTTCGCATACTTGGTTGCTATCCCATGGATACCACTTTGTAG
- the LOC122303802 gene encoding arogenate dehydratase/prephenate dehydratase 1, chloroplastic-like isoform X2: MRRRARFPRDCKRIRAPFQGCPGSYTEDAAFKAYPKCETVPCNEFEDAFKAVELWLTDKAVLPIENSSSGSIHRNYDLLLRHRLHIVGEVQLAVNFCLLALPGVRSEHLKRVISHPQALSLSDSLLSKLGVSRENVDDTAVAAQYVASNGLRDAGVVASARAAEIYGLNILADGIQDDSDNITRFLVLARDPIIPRTNKQFKTSIVFTLDEGPGVLFKALAVFALRGINLTKIESRPQRKRPLRVVDDSNTGSAKYFDYLFYIDFEASMAEPRAQNALGHLQEFATFLRILGCYPMDTTL; this comes from the exons ATGAGACGAAGAGCGAGGTTTCCAAGAGATTGCAAAAGGATTCGAGCTCCTTTCCAA GGGTGTCCAGGTTCATACACTGAGGATGCCGCATTCAAAGCCTACCCTAAATGTGAAACCGTTCCTTGTAATGAGTTTGAAGACGCTTTTAAG GCTGTTGAACTATGGCTGACTGATAAAGCAGTCCTTCCAATTGAGAACTCTTCAAGTGGAAGTATCCACCGCAATTATGATTTACTACTTCGTCATAGGCTTCATATTGTAGGTGAGGTGCAGTTGGCTGTTAATTTTTGCCTTCTAGCCCTGCCAGGCGTCAGATCAGAGCACTTGAAACGTGTTATAAGCCATCCACAG GCACTTTCGTTAAGTGATAGTCTCCTGAGTAAGTTAGGTGTTTCCAGGGAAAACGTTGATGATACAGCTGTGGCTGCTCAG TATGTAGCCTCAAATGGCCTAAGGGATGCTGGTGTTGTCGCAAGTGCTCGAGCTGCAGAAATCTATGGGCTTAACATACTAGCAGATGGAATCCAG GATGACTCTGATAACATTACTCGTTTTCTGGTACTTGCAAGGGATCCAATAATTCCAAGAACTAATAAGCAGTTTAAA ACAAGCATTGTATTTACCTTGGATGAAGGCCCTGGAGTTTTATTTAAAGCCTTAGCAGTATTTGCTCTGAGGGGCATAAATTTGACAAAG ATTGAAAGTCGACCACAGAGAAAGCGGCCATTAAGAGTAGTTGATGACTCTAACACGGGAAGTGCCAA ATATTTTGACTACCTTTTctatattgattttgaggcttcTATGGCAGAGCCCCGTGCACAAAATGCTTTAGGACATCTGCAG GAATTTGCAACATTCCTTCGCATACTTGGTTGCTATCCCATGGATACCACTTTGTAG
- the LOC122304614 gene encoding protein FAR1-RELATED SEQUENCE 4-like, whose protein sequence is MEFNFLEELLSYYKEYDKKCGFGVMTKQTDRDEDDSVRYITLCCARGGKARNRTLNVANPRPTGKTECKAKINALRKNGVLRLTTVHNIHNHGLSPKKSWFFRCNRKVSDAVKRVLDTNDMAGIRANKRYESLVVGASGFENLPFLEKDCLIILTNQDIYDLAQVVPEHSDNREMKNAIAIVFPNTQHRFCLWHILKKVPEKLGSYGSYKTGMKNALMKCVYDSQHVYEFEKCWDELLTTYNLHENAWLHSLYVEREHWVPTFLKEWFWAGMSTTQ, encoded by the exons ATGgagtttaatttccttgaaGAGCTACTGAGTTATTATAAGGAGTATGATAAAAAATGCGGATTTGGGGTGATGACAAAACAGACTGATAGGGATGAAGATGACTCTGTTAGATACATCACTCTTTGTTGTGCTCGTGGTGGGAAAGCCCGGAATCGCACGTTGAATGTTGCCAACCCACGTCCGACAGGAAAGACGGAATGTAAGGCAAAGATTAATGCCTTAAGGAAAAATGGAGTGCTTCGGTTGACGACAGTACACAATATCCATAACCATGGCCTCAGTCCGAAGAAATCCTGGttctttcgatgtaatagaAAAGTTAGTGATGCCGTAAAAAGGGTTCTAGATACAAATGATATGGCTGGCATTCGAGCGAATAAGCGTTACGAATCTCTCGTTGTTGGTGCGAGTGGGTTCGAGAATCTCCCATTTTTGGAAAAGGACTGTCTTATTATATTGACAAATCAAGACATCTACGACTTGGCGCAGGTGGTGCCGGAGCATTCCGACA ATAGGGAGATGAAAAATGCAATCGCAATTGTCTTTCCAAATACCCAGCACAGATTTTGTCTTTGGCATATACTGAAGAAAGTTCCAGAGAAGCTTGGTTCATATGGTTCCTACAAAACTGGGATGAAAAATGCAttgatgaaatgtgtatatGACAGCCAGCATGTTTATGAGTTTGAGAAATGTTGGGATGAGTTGCTTACTACTTACAATTTGCATGAGAATGCGTGGTTGCATAGCCTATACGTTGAGCGTGAACATTGGGTGCCGACATTTTTGAAGGAGTGgttttgggctggaatgagtaccACGCAGTga